The Phaseolus vulgaris cultivar G19833 chromosome 5, P. vulgaris v2.0, whole genome shotgun sequence genomic interval GTCTTCCGTAGGAGTCTTTTATGAAGATTGTGTTAAACATCTCACGTGGTTGAGTTAAGTTTAATatcaactttttaaaaaattcttaatataaatgaatttatcaattaattttattttttttactatttttgttATCATTAGGAATTGAAGAGGTAACTATATATATACCTCCTCAAATAAGGTAAaagttacaaaattaaaaatataacttttcattaaaaatacatCAGATGTAAAGTAAATACTTCTGATAGTGAGTTAATAATCTTTAAATAACGACGAATTCGTTTTAAACGTGTCctttgaataatttttattttatttttttacaaaagttAATAACTTCACGTACGTGATATGATTTAAGGATTGGGTTAAAGTTATTCATATTATCGCCTAATCGTAAACCACCTTTTAAggtaaatttgtttattttggtaactaatttaaaagttaaaataaacgtaattttaattaattaacagTATAAAAATTTACACCCATAATTAAACTAATTAAagtctttaattaatttttatttatttaccaaAACCGCAGTAATATACCAAACTTTCTGCCTTCGAATAAACGATATTTTTcatccttaaaaaaaatcaaatacgaTTGTTATGtatgattttcaaaattaatagtTCTTGTCtcttatttttttgaaaatagcacCCAAACTTTAGCtcctaaaaataatattttctctcTTATATAAGGGTCAAGGTTTGAGTATtgaaaaaactagaaaaaataaaattggtgtTTTAAAAGTCAAAAATGAAGGAAGAAAAAGCCTCCCTAAAATAAATGGCACCATTCATGAAGGGTCAAACAAGGCAACAAAAAAACTGTTTATAATTTCTCTATATTTTTATCTGAACATAAACTGTAATGATTCATTGACTAAATAAAATTACTCATATGTATGTTAATGAAAAgtcgatttttttttttaaattaaataactttaaataaaatataatcttattgttttaaataatttcagcTACACTTTCACATTTAGGAAAGTAGTTCCATCATTTTTTAGTCGCTCTCAAGGTAAAGGTGAGAGAAGGACAATCACTCATTCTTAAAAACTATATTCTTAAGGACAAAGAGTCAGGCAAAAAAAAAGAGGGCGGGCGAAGCTCTCCGTTTTTGGTTCTCGTGTAACTGGATCTCTCGAAACCACAAGAATTCTCAGTTAAAATTTGATTCCAACTCAACACCTTTTGAGATTTTGAGAAGAGTTGTTCTTTGAAGAGCACATTACAATGAAAGTTGTGAGTTGTGTTCGGGGAAATATATGAGAGGATTAGCAAGAAATATCGTTGTATTCGTTTTAGTTTTATACTCCATTTTTACACATCATTGGATTTTTTTCTGGATTTTGTAGCTTCCAAactagttaaaaaatatatgaaaaaagaTACGGAAGTACAGGTAAAATTTCTTGGCAAATTAACGTTTTTAACACTAAATCCTAAACCGTAAAACCTATAATTTATTTTGCCGTCAAATTAAGATTTttgacaaataaaaaataaaaaaagttataaacgCAGACACCAATGGTGACGTGGGAAATGGACAGAAATATAGGAAAAGTGAAAGCATCGAAGATGGACAACCTCAACACTTCAactctttattatttattgtaaattgTTACTGCTATTGTGGAGGCTGTGTTTGCTTTTGGACCCttattgtgttttttctttctttttatatttaaactcTGCCAAAGTGGAAGATGGTTTATGCAACTATGAAAGATCAACTTTAAACAAAGAATCAATCAAAGTGACTTCCACGGAAAGTGCTTTATTTCAGACCAGAAGTGCGTTTGTCGGATTAATTATGTACaaacaaattagaaaaaaaataattttaattccgTTTCTAAATTGAGAATTTATGTtctattttaaagtttaaatttaGAATATGTATGAACCGACACGCTGACGTGGCTCGGTCTCCCTGACTGAGTTGACTGAGACACACTTTGATGTGATTCGTTCTTTCTAACCGAGCTGGCCGAGACACCACGTACGGTCAGACCGACCGACACATATAACCATTAATGCTCAAACCAATGTCATTGAAGCTAAACTACCATTAAGAATTAGATAATGCAACCATAAGTGTGATTCATTCCACTAATCAGGATCAATGAGGtaagtccattaaaataatataaattacacaCATTTCAAGAAgcaaggtacgtcattatttCTGTACACCTACCCGAGTACCGAACAtcctttactgacttgagcgtcggagtgtcttcTGCAAGTACCTTCCCCATAGAGCCGAAAGAGTAGCACAAAGGCGAGAATGATCTCAAACAACCCTAGCAACCTGcccaaaagaaaaaggaagatgaaTACTTCAATAGTTTTCTAGGTTTAATCTCCCTGGTAGGAACATAATACATATTACAATAATAGgtctcaattttttaaaaattatatctaCCTTTTTTGCTTTTATAATGGTCTCTTTTATTAAGAAATGTAAATATAATGCTTTTAGAACTTAAAAGAGATGCAtgtataatgtaaaaataataataatatgaagaTAGTATATAGATTTAATCATAAGGATTTTTTTTACTTCctctattttgtttttagtgTCTGGAGGAGAAAAAGGTGTTCCTTAATATTTCTGGTTTGTAAAGTTTAAGActgcattaattatttttttatcaattatgttttatttttgaaaatattaaagataattaaattatttttttatggaagTTTAAGTGGACCGCTGCTTGTATTAGTCGattattaataatttactaTATTTCACCTTTTCATCTAGCTTCCCATTAATCAGTaaatacattatattttttaagtaaggAAGATGTAAAAGTcacaaagaaaaatacaaacagaaaaaaatatcaaaatgataagagtattattaaatttttattataaattataataaaatcaatattaaatcTTAAACCAAAcctaaaaacaaatataagaaaTATCTTCGTTAGAATAGAATAACTAGAtgtattgtttgttttgaaggCTGAAGTTCTATCAcgattttgtctttaaaaaacaTCTTAGTGgttaaaggagaaaaaaaatatacaaatggttCGTAGTctcaactttatttttttatttgtctaAATTCTTAAACAAATCGATGTGAGATTATATTgaaagtaaaagaaatattggttttactaaatatttattaaataaaaatgagaatTGTAGAATTTTGCTGAAAATGACATAAAACTGCTAACTCCATTGCATTTACAGTTAGGCAACATTAATTGCTAATTTATTAGTATGACCAAAACAATCTCCAAATCTTCAAAACATTGCTGTCTAGAATCAAAccttgtttatattttaaagcCAATACAATTTCTTGCAAATTGTTACAGGTTTTGAGTatactataaatatttaattaattttaattaatttttttattaagaaattatattaaatatttaaaatatttttattttattttttaattactttgtTGTTTGATCTTGTTATGAATGACGTGATCATTAATCATTAAAACCGAGTAATATGATTTATCTGGTACAAACAgttacatttaatttaatttaatttactaaTCAAATTGGGCCTTTGTTTATTAGCGAGTTAGAGAAGAGAAGACATAAACATAATAACATACATTTCATTTGCACAAAAATCAAACAAgttattacaataaaaataaaaatattatattttaagaaaaacaatattttttaacaataattcaattatttaaatttattagattattaaaatttaagtaattcaaaataatttgattcctctgtaatataattaattgtgaAGCATGTATAGAAAAATTATATGGGATTATAgttcattttcaaaataaatgatatttttttagcGTGGTCTAATTCtatattaaatttgaagaaTAACTTTAAatacacaaaaaaattaaatatatatttttaaaaatttaactattGGGAAGTCCACATTATCAACTTGACCGTTATAATATGATATGATAATCCATAATTCATTTGGCAATCACTTAGTAATGGGCTTACTTGGTTTGGACTTATACAGGACAAATTTAATACCAATTGCTTTTAAGCTTAAATCtatcatataataatttaatatataaattataatacattaatatgtcttaaaaaatattttattttttttaaatataatgaatatttttcaaagtgtactaagttaaaatttatttaaattgaacGACAAAAAAGTCTAATTTGCTTTAgattataattttcttaacCATGCAGTTTTGTAAATTAGTTTAGTAGATGTAACTAAATAAAATTGTGTATAATTTGGACTtggcaaacacacaaaacattaaaatctaagagtatataaaaaagaaagtgaaaagaagaagaatgagaCAATACAACTTGCTACCATGTCCCcccatatattaattattacaatagAAAAccaaacttacattttacacattttttttaatgaaaactctcaaaacttgacactttttttttaatgaaaactcTCAAAACTTGACAACTCGACTAAACGAAGACCTAAATTGAAATATTAAGTAACAATaattatctaaaaaatattattaaaaaaaataaataaaaaaattaaaccaaaatatataatattaacaaaaatgatacataggtgATTTATACCTATTaatcaaaaaattataaaaaaattaaataaaaatctattaTATCTATGAAAAtactttatataaataaaataaaacctaAATTAACAAGTTTATCAATACAagcattttcttaaaaataaatgtgaaaaactctaaatttaatttttcgaTATTAACTAAAACATGTTTCACCTATTACAAAACATCTAATAAACATTAGTCATAACCTTATATAACCTTATATATTACAAACCAAGACAGAATCACATTTAAACCATAAACATTCATCCAAAATGAGAAAGTCAATctactaaaatttaaaaaaaaatatcatttaataaTACAATGTTCATAATGAACTCCGAAGTCGCAAAATAATTTGTAATACAATcctatatttattaatttcacAACCGATTCTCATAAGACCATTATTAAcaagaatataataaaatatgcatAGTGAAATGTACCAACAGAAATAACTAacgataaataaaattataccaCAACTTATTGACCTAATTGCCTAAATTTAACTCAATTAATACCAAGAATACTAAATAATTCCTATAGTATAGCTAAGTTAGGCCAACAAGGGAACAAAAAGCAGGAAAATCaacaatagaaaaataaaataaaataaaaacattttgaaaCTAATTCAACTTGATGATTATCAACAATTATTCATTCTTGCTTCTTTTTTTTCCAAAAGTAAATATTTTGGGTCAACTTGATTGACGTTTGGAAGTTATTCTCCAATGAATTTTGCTTATGATGATTGTGGAGGGAGAGCTGTTCTTGGAAGTATGGAATTGGCTAGCTCTTCATTCACCTTCACAGGAAGAGGTGGCATTTGCTTCATCACCTCTGGTGAATCATTTAACCTGAAAACAAACACAATAGTAAGCTTTTTACATCAAATCAAATTGGACTAAAATCATAGAAATGAACAAAAAATTACAACTCACTCGTTCACAATTTTAAGGATGTTGTCTCTAGTTTGGCAGAAAAGATTGATGTTCTCCTGTACCTGGAAACAAAAATCATTAACAGGTTGCTTTAAAACCACAAAAAATATCCCTTAGAATGGAAGTCATACCAACAACAATAAACTAGAACACCATTTACGGATccaaaaatagataaaaaaaaaacactggACCACCAATCATGCCAGATTGTAGATTAAATTAACACAAGATAAGAAACAACAAACACATAAGAGAAATTTTCAGCAAATATATTTAAACAGACACGGAATCTACAGACCTGTGAAAGATGACTAACATGagagtttttattaaaaaaaaaacatactcAGAGTACAATTACTTGCATTTACGTAAACAGCCATAACATAAAGCATAGAAATATTGTTCTCACTCTGCTAATATAAGATATTAATACTTCATTCTCTGTATTTGGTATTTTAACTTAGATCTGTGATCTTGCTTTCAGAATTAAGGCAGGTTCATAAATGTTGCTTCAGTTATTGATTTGTGTAGACAAACACGTGAAGAAAATATACATTGGTTGTTATACAATTAGAAAAATAACTCAAGTATATCATTGTTCATATATATTTTCCCTTTGTTTTATTGCCTTTCAAGTTATAATTGAAGAAACCCCACTCTTGACTGTAATTCTTTTCTATTATAACCTGAGCACAGGTTTCTCACACTAGTCTAGTCataccaaaacctcaagtatGGCTTCCAGTGCTCTGACAACATCCTAGGTCTGAGAATTCTTGATGAAGACaagaaaacacaaattttaaatgaatttaaaacaagggtgtgaagagaaaaTATATCACAAGGGAACTAGGATAAAATAAATTGCATAAGACTGACAGCCacaaaataaagacaaaatCTTCAATAAGAAGTCTGATGCAGAATTCAATTTATGACAGCCACACAACAGGGAAAATCAGTTAAAATTGTTCTCAATTCACCTGGAAAGCAGAAAGATTTGTGGAGATTTGATTCAAGGCCTGTGCATTTTGCTCTAATAGCTCACCGGTGGGACCACCAATTGCTgcaaaaaaaatccaaattcaaaaacagaagtttgaacatttaaaaaaaaactggaGTCCAGTAATTTTTCAAAGGTGAAAGAAGTGCCTATATAAGACATTGAGACAGAGAAGCCTCCATTGTCATCTTTGCATGGTGTAAATCACCACAtccaaatataagaaaaaattcaCAAGGTATTAAACTAAGTCACTGAACCTGTATAAGAGATGCCATCATCGTTGTCCATTGTAATCATTGGTGGAGCATAAGGAGAGACATTGGACCGAGCAGCAAAGCTGGATGACTTCACTGCAGGATCAGAAACCCTTTCCTGGAAACCAAATAAGACTCGATAAGCATCTAAAGTCCAATTCAACATGCATAGAGACAATAAAGAAAGAACCTAGAGTTTCCAGTATTTCACAAATCCAATAACACTTAGTTAGCTTTCTTcctttttacttttctttagTTCCActttcttattatttcaaaCAGCCAAGATGCTTAATCATCACctaaaagtcaaaagaaatgagGGGACAAAATCCCATTCAATATCATTCCTGGTTACAATATTTAACACATACAATACACTGTCTATTCCAAaactaaaacaataataataaccaTCATCATGCAATTTGTTGAGCAATCATCACGTGTTTAAAAGGAATATTCATGCAacattttgtccttaaaaaatgaaacattttGAAATCCAGAAATAGAAGGTGCAAGAATACCTAATGCTTAAATACTTTTTTGAATATTCAGATTTGGAAAATAGGGGATATTATTTTGATAGAAGCTAACAATGTTTTGTAAAAAGAAGTGGAGTATATCACTTTGTTGTCATCATGACATGCAGCAAAGCTTCTTTTTGTTCTCTTGAGCTTTTGGGAAAAGGAGCTTCTAGATAAGTTTATAAGCTTTACAAATTTCAAAAGCCTGATAATTGTCTCAccacacaaataaaaaaaaagtaataactaataatttgtAATGAAGTGTATATGTTCGTATATGAATTCTAAGAGTTTGTCATCATccgtttttagaaaaaataatacaagGAGAAAACGAAATGAAAATAGGAGGCCAGACAGCCTCAGGTGAAGAGATGATTTGTTTGACATATTATGAACTAAGGAAAGGGATTCTCCACAGTCATAAGCAATCTACAGAAGAAAGTGTCCAGAGCTCAGCTCTTGATCCACATAGCAAAAGGATGCACCAATCTGAAGACTATC includes:
- the LOC137835809 gene encoding uncharacterized protein, with translation MANPSGNHQEHTHVSSSAPETSGAALAMKHNPGISLDWTAEEQAILEDGLSKYASESNIVRYAKIALQLQHKTVRDVALRVRWMNKKENSKRRKDDHNLARKSKDKKERVSDPAVKSSSFAARSNVSPYAPPMITMDNDDGISYTAIGGPTGELLEQNAQALNQISTNLSAFQVQENINLFCQTRDNILKIVNELNDSPEVMKQMPPLPVKVNEELANSILPRTALPPQSS